A single region of the Eublepharis macularius isolate TG4126 chromosome 14, MPM_Emac_v1.0, whole genome shotgun sequence genome encodes:
- the LOC129342337 gene encoding melanin-concentrating hormone receptor 1-like has translation MLAFPWLPGQLPTNTSPPGSIMAIWLDRIHNFSVDFSVSPGTPHPCLPNQCQRDCELGVWCSEGSQAGSSLGPAISLVLPIIYALICATGVLANGLVISIVLGCKQKIVSDIYILNLAVADLLFLVGMPFIIHQLLQEQGWVFGDFLCWAATTMDLNNQFSSVAIVTLLCIDRYVAVVYSSTIGQKRTLRCTTLINAGVWAGSLALATPAMLYARVQWDNKTEICLLDLPGPHSMYWYTLYQSLVAFLLPLLVITVLYSLTLHHLFRAMRRVHRKASARSRKVTRMALTIIAAFFFCWTPYHVLQLVNLTATPSATFFYLYQATICLSYAHSCVSPILVIFCTEFFRERMAQSRYRYCRFLTRWRRTRGRTSFSVPEITATVYSPQVSHVMSPCYHNPFGPEKPLCSLSETTGFSDVVSGHEEGVEVQEPV, from the exons atgttggcaTTTCCTTGgctcccagggcagctgcccaCCAACACCTCTCCTCCAGGGTCCATCATGGCTATTTGGCTGGACAGAATCCATAACTTCTCCGTTGATTTCAGCGTCTCACCAGGGACTCCTCATCCGTGTCTTCCAAATCAGTGTCAAAGAGATTGTGAGCTGGGTGTGTGGTGCTCTGAGGGGTCTCAGGCTGGCAGCTCCCTGGGCCCAGCCATCTCCTTAGTGCTGCCCATCATCTATGCCCTTATCTGTGCTACTGGTGTCCTGGCAAATGGACTGGTGATCTCCATAGTGCTGGGCTGCAAGCAGAAGATCGTGTCAGACATCTACATCCTGAACTTGGCAGTGGCCGACTTACTTTTTCTGGTTGGGATGCCATTCATCATTCATCAGCTTCTTCAGGAGCAAGGCTGGGTTTTTGGAGATTTCCTGTGTTGGGCGGCTACTACCATGGATCTCAATAACCAGTTCAGCAGTGTGGCCATTGTCACCTTGCTCTGCATAGACAG ataCGTGGCAGTGGTATACTCCTCTACCATCGGCCAGAAACGGACCTTGCGCTGTACAACTCTGATCAATGCTGGTGTATGGGCTGGAAGCCTAGCTCTGGCCACGCCTGCCATGCTGTATGCCCGAGTGCAATGGGATAACAAGACTGAGATCTGTCTCCTTGACTTACCAGGTCCTCACAGTATGTACTGGTACACCCTCTACCAATCACTGGTAGCCTTCCTATTGCCCTTGCTGGTGATTACCGTGCTGTATTCGTTGACTCTGCACCACCTCTTCCGTGCCATGCGACGTGTGCATAGGAAGGCATCTGCTCGCAGCCGGAAGGTGACCCGCATGGCACTTACAATCATTGCTgccttttttttctgctggaCACCCTACCATGTGCTGCAGTTGGTCAACCTAACAGCCACACCTTCTGCTACCTTCTTCTACTTGTATCAGGCTACTATATGCCTCAGCTACGCCCACAGCTGTGTCAGTCCCATTCTGGTTATTTTCTGCACTGAGTTCTTCCGTGAGAGGATGGCGCAATCCAGGTA cagGTACTGCAGATTTCTCACCAGGTGGAGAAGGACAAGGGGAAGAACTTCCTTTTCTGTCCCAGAAATCACAGCCACGGTGTATAGCCCACAAGTCAGCCACGTTATGTCTCCATGCTATCACAATCCATTTGGGCCAGAAAAGCCTTTGTGTTCCCTCTCTGAGACCACTGGATTCAGTGATGTTGTCAGCGGGCATGAGGAAGGTGTTGAGGTTCAAGAGCCTGTGTGA